The region GGCGTCTGTGACACATTATATTTTTACtccaggaaaacaggaagtcatggtttactaattaaaaaacttaaagtagaaatacatttaagaaaaaatgCTTACGTTGGATTTATTTCAGAACCTCTAGCGGCTCAGTTCTTgactcattttaaaattattctggGTTTGCTGAAGTGATTTGATGTCTGACCTTTGCTGCAACTCTGTctgctttaatttaaataacatttgtgTTTCTTGTTCCACCTCATTCTAGACGTGCATTTGTCTTGTCCTCACTTTGACAACAACGAGCACCTTAACTACCAGTTAGGGTGTAACTGTGCGAATAGAGAATGAAAgagagaaatattttaattcagaAGCTGCGTTCAGGGGTTCCACATATTTTCTTAATTCTGTCCCTGCAGCTCCCTCTGCTGGTTTCCACCTGCTATTGAAAGTCAGCAAGTTTCTCTTAATTTGTTCCAAAATGTTTGCAGCATTTTCCTGCACAATTTCCAAGATCTATAATTTTCTGCCATAAATAACAATGATTTGTCTTTCACCCTCTGTATGTTTTACAAAAGCAAGTTTTACATCAAAGCTTAGATTGTAGGACAtgcaatgtttatttattcaatatACGTAAGGTGTTATACTTTAAATAATTACTCtcactgacaaaaacaattaGGAACCTCAGGGAATTATTTGCATTGAACCCGAGTTCACATATAGACATATGACGGACATGTTATTGGGATAGCTAGGAGTTGACAGTGAACACCAGTGGGGCATATAAGGTGGTACCATTACAGGCACTTACTGGAGCACCTGACAGTCAATACAATAAGTTAAGGTCACCATTTACACAACAGGGCACTTCAGAGATGTTCATCTGTTTTTTGAAACAACCCATTTTGTGATTTGTCAACTAATTGATAATAAAAATATggattaaacaaactaatgtaattttttttatttctttgaaccTCAAAGCATATTTAATACCTGTCTGTAAatactgcaaaaacaaatttccAGCTTGGTATTAGTAGATGttcaaaagaacaaagcagacatGTTTAAGCTGACCTTAAAAACACTTTATACTCTCTACTAAATATCTAACAGATAGCCATGGAGACACTATAAGGATAAgccatttttaacatttgtgtgtttattttctctcaGTCAAATTAGAAAAATCCCACCTTGTTATAAACAGATAGAATGTTTCAAACTgttaaacatttaacacaaaCAGGTGTCTGAGCCTCAAATACTTTGACATTTAATACAGTATAACTCACAATGTTTCAGTTAAGGTTCAGTTCCTGTTTGACGCACATGAACAACTTTATCTCAGTTCCCTTTAAAAAGCCTTCaggcctttttgttttttttcttcagcccAGATCAATGAGATCTTTTTCACGGTGGTCCTCCTCTGTTTGTTGACTTTTCAGCCACTCCTCTCTGGCCTTTCGAACCTCCTGGCCGTAAAAGTCATGAAGCTTCCTGAACTCTATGAGTGGATCGGACCCCACCAAAGACCATTCGCCAAATGGAGGTGCAGGTCCGTTGAGTGGCGTCACATGAGCATTTCTCCTCGGCCACTTTTTGGGGGACTTTTTAGCTGCCAGTTTAGTTGGTATTGAGGGTGGGGGTAAAGCAGCACTGGCACTGAAGCTTCTGCCCTCCCTGACCACTGTTGATGGTCCCAGTGTAGGTAGCATGAGGCTGTTTGTGGGTGGACTAAAGGATCTGAAAGACGAGAGGGAGTCGCTACATTCTTGTTGCTGTTTAActtctgcaaaaacaagaaaaaacaggtAAAAGGTGCTGCTTTAAGTGTgttaaacaaatatttcagCTTGTTGTGCGAGTTTTATTAGAGCCCCCGATATTTGTCATGCTTAAACACAGCAGCACAACACTGGAAACGAGTAGAAGTCCGCAGACATCACTGgtgcagtgctgtgaaaaagtgattGCCCCCCTCACAAATTATTTTCTCACAGtcgaatgtttcagatcatgaaaCAAATCCTAAGATCAGACAAATATGATCTATTTAAATACAAACTGCAGTTTTAAGATTTCATTTGTTAGGGGAACAAGGTCATCCAAACGTACCTTGAACTAAGGGAAAGGTAAATTGCCAAACTAATTAAATCACCAATTAGTTATAATTAAGCACATTTCTGTGGTTCAGCTTCTCTAGCAACTTCCAGGCTACTCTTGTTTTACGCATGCTGGCTTCAACTGCCATTGGTTGTTTGTAATAACTAGCAGTGAGTCTTTTACacagctgtggaggaattttggcaaAATGCTTTTTGATAAATTGTTTTAGTTCAGCCACAGTGGAGGGATTTCAGGCATGAGCAGTCTGTTTacggtcatgccacagcatttcAGTCGTATCTGAGTTCAGACATTGACTAGACCGCTTGTTTTCCTTCAATGACCTCCTAGATGGGTCATGGATGTGGTTTTGGAGTTATTGTGGTAGGCCGGCCACTCCtgagaaggttcaccactgttccgtgtgttctccatttgtggataattgtTCTCATTGTGGTTCACTGGTTCCCCAGAGCATTAGAATTGGTTTTTTAACCATTCTCAGACTCATAGATGTGAATGACattgtttcttattattatcttattattttttctgaTCAGGGAATAATGTGCTGACTTTTGAGACTTTTAACCTACTTCGTGTTAtaagacaggttctgtttaggtTATTTTTTGGTTCTACAGTAATTTAGTCTGCATGTGGTTagtaaaataaaccaaaatatgTCATTACTcgcagttaattcatgatttaacaggggagataattctctttttggtttgtatacatttttatagcatttaagtgtgacaagaaAAGaagaaccttttcacaataatgtaggtgtatttctgcatcttttaatgtgttttgggCAAGGCAGCCATGTTAAATTTGGAGGTCATGGCTGGCAGGAAACCTTGCCTTGGTCTTTCCTAGCTGTAATTCTAACTTCAGGGGTTGATCCAGCTCATATTACCAAACTGAAACAAGAATAATCCAACTtcttaaactaaataaatcgCACAATTGATTTCCGTATCTGGAAGATCAACTGGAACAACTCTTGAAGAAGTTGGAAATCCAAAATGCCATAACGAATATGGGGAAAACTACCCTTAGAAATGCCTCACACACCTTCATAGTGCTTCCCAAGGTCTCTCACCAGGCAGGAGAGGTAACAGTGGCTGGCCAGGAACAGCGCTTTCACCCAGCGTCCCTGAGTCTGAGCATCTCCTGCGGCAAGCCTGTAAGTTTTGagtccagatccaaactccaggGAGAAGGGAAAATGGCCATCAGAATCTAACATCTGAACCGTGCACCCCTCCAACACGATGACACCAAGAAGGTGTCGATCAGCTGGACGGTCCTGGTAGAAGAGCAGGTTAGCTTTCAGGACAAACCACCGGCGATAATAAGTCGCATTTCTCTCCTTCTGTGAAAtgagtaaaaaattaaaaaatatatctttttcaGTTGATCAAAAGGTGATCAGAGATTTGTATTTGATTGTTTTCCTAAACCTTTTTGTAGAGATATCCCTCCTTATCCACTGGAGAGGTACATGATAGGAAATGGGTCAGAATCTTCTCATGGAGCTTCATACTGGCTCCTGAAAGAGAGAAAGTGTTGTTACAGTTAGTGTATTTTAAATAGTGCAGTACAAACAGTGATGGATTTTAAATTCCAGGTACAAGGGCTCTGTAACTTGCTAAAAGCAACCAGTTAATCTGGTTTCTCTGAAGTTTTAATGTTGCTGCAAATATGATATGGAGTTTAAAAGGCATACTCTTTTAGtttgcaacaaataaaaaatgtaactggtttgctttctttaaactttgtattctcctttttttattttacatcacaATCCTCATCATGTTTTGATGTGAAGCATTTTCAGTTACTACAACACTATCCAAAAGTTTTTAATAAgtctcattttctttcttttgcctCCTAAGGAACCACCGTTTCTTCTAATCTTTTAGGTGTTCTTAATCAGTACTTCATTGGGCTTTCTGGAGGTCTTTCAAAGTTATTTTGGATTTTCCTGCTGTTTTACTCATTTCCCCGCACTTGACCGTGAGTTGAAAGGATAATGTAAAAAGTGTCCGGTTAAATGAACTGGAAAGTCCAGCATGGGGATGGCAGAAGAAGAAGTGTCAGACctaaataacattattttagGTGAGACAGACCATAGACTACTTATGTGTGTTGAGGATTTATTGGAGGCTAAGGGTTCAGTTGTAGGTGAGGGTTGAAATCCGTGGGTGAAACTTCAGACCACACCTTTGTGGAGATAGAACAGTACTTCACCTGTGCTCgggtgttggatgggtgcaaaaacttgttatcactcatgtaaaaactttgtgttgcaaggcacctgcactatgccttcctccctgtgtgtgtgaattattgttatctctgtgtgaaccagcctcctttctgtctcacacacacacaccctgtctgaactgtctgttgaattgtgtatataaataaagagatagggtgtcaaaaactttgtagttgcactgcaaagtgggctacccttgctgcaagtaactctgactgtatcgttcttacctctgagttgactaaataatacctaacatttattggtccttcgtagccggattcattcaataaccttatttctc is a window of Girardinichthys multiradiatus isolate DD_20200921_A chromosome Y, DD_fGirMul_XY1, whole genome shotgun sequence DNA encoding:
- the LOC124863747 gene encoding sesquipedalian-1-like isoform X1: MKLHEKILTHFLSCTSPVDKEGYLYKKKERNATYYRRWFVLKANLLFYQDRPADRHLLGVIVLEGCTVQMLDSDGHFPFSLEFGSGLKTYRLAAGDAQTQGRWVKALFLASHCYLSCLVRDLGKHYEEVKQQQECSDSLSSFRSFSPPTNSLMLPTLGPSTVVREGRSFSASAALPPPSIPTKLAAKKSPKKWPRRNAHVTPLNGPAPPFGEWSLVGSDPLIEFRKLHDFYGQEVRKAREEWLKSQQTEEDHREKDLIDLG
- the LOC124863747 gene encoding sesquipedalian-1-like isoform X2; the protein is MKLHEKILTHFLSCTSPVDKEGYLYKKERNATYYRRWFVLKANLLFYQDRPADRHLLGVIVLEGCTVQMLDSDGHFPFSLEFGSGLKTYRLAAGDAQTQGRWVKALFLASHCYLSCLVRDLGKHYEEVKQQQECSDSLSSFRSFSPPTNSLMLPTLGPSTVVREGRSFSASAALPPPSIPTKLAAKKSPKKWPRRNAHVTPLNGPAPPFGEWSLVGSDPLIEFRKLHDFYGQEVRKAREEWLKSQQTEEDHREKDLIDLG